The following coding sequences lie in one Sciurus carolinensis unplaced genomic scaffold, mSciCar1.2, whole genome shotgun sequence genomic window:
- the LOC124975875 gene encoding polyubiquitin-like: MVQCHRGGMQCFMKTLKSMTITLEEEFSDTNENVKAKIQDKEGILLTSRGRSSKELEDSTLSDYNIQESTLHLVLHLRGGMQIIMKTLKGMTITVEFEPSDTSENVKAGMQVKEGILPDQRRLIFADKYLEEGCTLSDYDTQKESTLYLVLHLRDGVQIFMNTLTSTTSTLELEPSDTIENVKANTQQKAGILPKQLRMI; the protein is encoded by the coding sequence ATGGTGCAGTGCCACAGAGGTGGCATGCAGtgcttcatgaagaccctgaaaagcatgaccatcaccctggaggagGAGTTTAGTGACACAaatgagaatgtcaaggcaaagatacaagacaaggaaggcattcTTCTGACCAGCAGAGGTAGATCTAGCAAAGAGTTGGAAGACAGCACCCTCtctgactacaacatccaggAGTCCACACTACAcctggtgctgcatctcagaggtggAATGCAGATCATCATGAAGACCCTGAAAGGCATGACGATCACCGTGGAGTTTGAGCCCAGTGACACCAGTGAGAATGTCAAAGCAGGGATGCAAGTAAAGGAAGGCATCCTGCCTGACCAACGGAGGTTGATTTTTGCTGACAAATACCTGGAAGAAGGATGCACCCTGTCTGACTACGACACCCAGAAGGAGTCCACCCTGTACCTGGTGCTTCACCTCAGAGATGGGGTGCAGATCTTCATGAATACCCTGACCAGCACGACCAGCACACTCGAgttggagcccagtgacaccattgagaatgtcaaggcaaataCCCAACAGAAGGCAGGCATTCTTCCCAAACAGTTGAGGATGATCTAG
- the LOC124975876 gene encoding polyubiquitin-like, translating to MQIIMKTLTGMTITVDVDNNDTIENGKANIQDKEGNLHDQQRLFSQRALRQYLVGFQHPGVHLTPGAASQRWDADLHEEPDRQTINLEVDLSDTIENVKAKIQVKEGIF from the coding sequence ATGCAGATcatcatgaagaccctgactgggaTGACCATAACAGTGGATGTGGACAACAATGACACTATTGAGAATGGCAAGGCAAAtatccaagacaaggaaggcaatCTTCATGACCAGCAGAGATTGTTCTCACAAAGAGCTTTAAGGCAGTACCTTGTAGGATTCCAACATCCAGGAGTCCACCTGACAcctggtgctgcatctcagaggtgggatgcagatcttcatgaagaaccTGACAGGCAGACCATCAACCTGGAGGTGGACCTCAGTGATACCATTGAAaatgtcaaggcaaagatccaagtcaaggaaggcatcTTCTGA